One genomic region from Paraburkholderia azotifigens encodes:
- a CDS encoding NAD(P)H-dependent oxidoreductase subunit E, producing MNNKCIYRLWRSPTVDRPNALAPDELVRRHAQPGMSLVALLHAIQDDVGFVPPDTVAPLARTMNLSRAEVHGVITYYHHFRQSPAAPVTVQLCRAEACRSMGTEALAQHIEARTGCRFDAHKHGDAHDHSCDGAVGLESVYCLGQCALSPAMMINGELHAKVTPQKFDALLAAAMKRVEETA from the coding sequence ATGAATAACAAGTGCATATATCGACTTTGGAGGAGCCCCACTGTGGATCGACCGAACGCCCTTGCGCCAGACGAACTCGTGCGACGTCACGCACAGCCCGGCATGTCGCTGGTAGCCCTGCTTCACGCCATTCAGGACGACGTCGGCTTCGTGCCGCCGGACACCGTCGCCCCGCTTGCGCGAACGATGAACCTGTCACGGGCGGAAGTCCACGGCGTCATCACTTATTACCACCACTTCCGTCAGTCGCCGGCCGCGCCCGTCACGGTGCAGCTGTGCCGCGCGGAAGCGTGCCGCAGCATGGGCACGGAAGCGCTTGCGCAACATATCGAAGCGCGCACCGGTTGCCGCTTCGACGCGCACAAACACGGCGATGCACACGATCACTCGTGCGATGGCGCAGTCGGCCTCGAATCGGTGTATTGCCTTGGCCAGTGCGCCCTGTCGCCCGCCATGATGATCAACGGCGAACTGCACGCCAAAGTGACGCCACAGAAGTTCGACGCACTGCTCGCCGCCGCAATGAAACGCGTGGAGGAAACGGCATGA
- the fdhF gene encoding formate dehydrogenase subunit alpha → MSDPITFQSGGCGSGNCACKAGALRNERGPFDDTDYGTPLRHSDVDVTLEIDGQAITVPAGTSVMRAAAEAGVNIPKLCATDSLEPFGSCRLCLVEIEGRRGYPASCTTPVEAGMKVRTQTDRLQGLRRNVMELYISDHPLDCLTCPANGNCELQDMAGVTGLREVRYGYDGENHLKDKKDESNPYFTYDPSKCIVCNRCVRACEETQGTFALTISGRGFESRVAASESQPFMESECVSCGACVAACPTATLSEKSIVMMGQGEHSVVTTCAYCGVGCSFKAEMKGNTVVRMVPHKNGQANEGHACVKGRFAWGYATHKDRIKKPMIRAKITDPWREVSWEEALSYAASEFRRIQDKYGRDSIGGITSSRCTNEETYLVQKLVRAAFGNNNVDTCARVCHSPTGYGLKTTLGESAGTQTFASVDHSDVIIVIGANPTDGHPVFGSRLKRRVRGGAKLIVIDPRRIDIVDTAHVKAQYHLQLRPGTNVAMVTSLAHVIVSEGLLNEQFIAERCETRAFQHWRDFVALPENSPEMMESVTGVPAQQVREAARLYATGGNAAIYYGLGVTEHAQGSTTVMGIANLAMATGNIGREGVGVNPLRGQNNVQGSCDMGSFPHELPGYRHISDTVTRTLFEGEWGVTLQPEPGLRIPNMFDAALHGSFKGLYCQGEDIVQSDPNTQHVGAALSSMECIVVQDIFLNETAKYAHVLLPGSTFLEKDGTFTNAERRISRVRKVMPPMPGYSDWEVTILLARALGYEMNYTHPSQIMDEIARLTPTFHGVSYEKLDKLGSIQWPCNENAPEGTPTMHIDEFVRGKGKFVITKYVATPEKVNQKFPLILTTGRILSQYNVGAQTRRTENSRWHEEDRLEIHPHDAEDRGIKDDDWVGIESRAGYTVLRAKVADRMQPGVVYTTFHFPESGANVITTDSSDWATNCPEYKVTAVQVMPVEQPSQWQKDYSRFNTEQLEHLDKREMATTSGK, encoded by the coding sequence ATGTCCGATCCGATCACTTTCCAATCCGGCGGCTGCGGCTCCGGCAACTGTGCCTGCAAGGCAGGCGCGCTGCGCAACGAGCGCGGTCCGTTCGACGATACCGACTACGGCACGCCGCTGCGTCATTCCGACGTCGACGTGACGCTCGAAATCGACGGCCAGGCGATCACGGTGCCTGCGGGCACGTCGGTGATGCGCGCGGCCGCCGAAGCGGGCGTCAACATTCCGAAGCTGTGCGCCACCGATTCGCTCGAACCGTTCGGCTCGTGCCGTCTGTGTCTCGTCGAAATCGAAGGGCGGCGCGGTTACCCCGCGTCGTGCACGACGCCCGTCGAAGCGGGCATGAAGGTGCGCACGCAGACGGACCGCCTGCAAGGCCTGCGCCGCAACGTGATGGAGCTGTACATCTCCGATCACCCGCTCGACTGTCTCACCTGCCCCGCCAACGGCAACTGCGAACTGCAGGACATGGCGGGCGTGACGGGCCTGCGCGAAGTGCGCTACGGCTACGACGGCGAGAATCACCTGAAAGACAAGAAGGACGAGTCGAACCCGTACTTCACGTACGACCCGTCCAAGTGCATCGTCTGCAACCGCTGCGTGCGCGCGTGTGAAGAAACGCAAGGCACGTTCGCGCTGACCATCTCGGGCCGCGGCTTCGAATCGCGCGTCGCCGCAAGCGAAAGCCAGCCGTTCATGGAATCCGAATGCGTGTCGTGCGGCGCGTGCGTCGCGGCATGCCCGACGGCGACGCTGTCCGAAAAGAGCATCGTGATGATGGGCCAGGGCGAGCACTCTGTCGTGACGACCTGCGCGTACTGCGGCGTCGGCTGCTCGTTCAAGGCGGAGATGAAGGGCAACACCGTCGTGCGGATGGTGCCGCACAAGAACGGTCAGGCCAACGAAGGTCACGCGTGCGTGAAGGGCCGCTTCGCTTGGGGCTACGCGACGCACAAGGACCGCATCAAGAAGCCGATGATCCGCGCGAAGATCACCGACCCGTGGCGCGAAGTGAGCTGGGAAGAAGCGCTCAGCTACGCCGCGTCGGAATTCCGCCGCATCCAGGACAAGTACGGCCGCGATTCGATCGGCGGCATCACGTCGTCGCGCTGCACGAACGAAGAAACGTATCTCGTGCAGAAACTCGTGCGCGCCGCGTTCGGCAACAACAACGTCGACACCTGCGCACGCGTGTGCCACTCGCCGACGGGCTACGGCCTCAAGACGACGCTCGGCGAATCGGCGGGCACGCAGACCTTCGCTTCCGTCGATCACTCCGACGTCATCATCGTGATCGGCGCGAATCCGACGGACGGCCACCCGGTGTTCGGCTCGCGTCTGAAGCGTCGCGTGCGCGGCGGCGCGAAGCTGATCGTGATCGATCCGCGCCGCATCGATATCGTCGATACGGCACACGTGAAGGCGCAATACCATCTGCAACTCCGTCCGGGCACGAACGTCGCGATGGTCACGTCGCTCGCGCATGTGATCGTGTCGGAAGGCCTGCTCAACGAGCAGTTCATCGCCGAGCGCTGCGAGACGCGCGCATTCCAGCACTGGCGCGATTTCGTCGCGCTGCCGGAAAACTCGCCGGAAATGATGGAAAGCGTGACGGGCGTGCCGGCGCAGCAGGTGCGCGAAGCCGCGCGTCTCTACGCGACGGGCGGCAACGCGGCGATTTACTACGGTCTCGGCGTGACGGAACATGCGCAGGGCTCGACGACGGTGATGGGCATCGCGAATCTCGCGATGGCGACGGGCAACATCGGCCGGGAAGGCGTCGGCGTGAATCCGCTGCGCGGCCAGAACAACGTGCAGGGTTCGTGCGACATGGGCTCGTTCCCGCACGAACTGCCGGGCTATCGTCATATCAGCGATACCGTCACGCGCACGCTGTTCGAAGGCGAATGGGGCGTCACGCTGCAGCCGGAACCGGGCCTGCGCATTCCGAACATGTTCGACGCCGCGCTGCACGGCAGCTTCAAGGGCCTGTACTGCCAGGGCGAAGACATCGTGCAGTCCGACCCGAACACGCAGCACGTGGGCGCTGCGCTGTCGTCGATGGAATGTATCGTCGTGCAGGACATCTTCCTGAACGAAACAGCAAAGTACGCGCACGTGCTGCTGCCGGGTTCGACCTTCCTCGAAAAGGACGGCACGTTCACGAACGCCGAGCGCCGCATCTCGCGCGTGCGCAAGGTGATGCCGCCGATGCCGGGCTACTCGGACTGGGAAGTGACGATCCTGCTCGCCCGCGCACTCGGCTACGAGATGAACTACACGCATCCGTCGCAGATCATGGACGAGATCGCGCGCCTCACGCCGACGTTCCATGGCGTGTCGTACGAGAAGCTCGACAAGCTGGGCAGCATCCAGTGGCCCTGCAACGAAAACGCGCCGGAAGGTACGCCGACGATGCACATCGACGAGTTCGTGCGCGGCAAGGGCAAGTTCGTGATCACGAAGTACGTCGCGACGCCGGAGAAGGTCAACCAGAAGTTCCCGCTGATCCTGACCACGGGCCGCATCCTGTCGCAGTACAACGTCGGCGCGCAGACGCGCCGCACGGAGAACTCGCGCTGGCACGAGGAAGATCGTCTGGAGATCCATCCGCACGACGCCGAAGACCGCGGCATCAAGGACGACGACTGGGTCGGCATTGAGTCGCGCGCGGGCTACACCGTGCTGCGCGCGAAGGTGGCCGACCGGATGCAGCCGGGCGTCGTCTACACGACGTTCCACTTCCCCGAGTCGGGCGCGAACGTGATCACGACGGACAGCTCCGACTGGGCGACGAACTGTCCCGAGTACAAGGTGACGGCCGTGCAGGTGATGCCCGTCGAGCAGCCGTCGCAATGGCAGAAGGACTACTCGCGCTTCAACACCGAGCAGCTCGAGCATCTCGACAAGCGCGAAATGGCTACCACGTCAGGTAAATGA
- a CDS encoding glycosyltransferase, protein MHRKPSRLLQHARAVSHIRALLKRERFDVVHMNGSPAYRLVMLATLFSPFKHPSFVCTKRNTIRVKRDFVTKLKARRAIHHVIAVSKPAANLLEGSVYADCGMSAIANGVDIDFYAPFDDALAARRRDALFGAVHAGKVVVGAITGFDWYKGTMDMVAAVAALPEELRSRVAWLSSVPSRTTSNASSSNR, encoded by the coding sequence GTGCACCGAAAACCAAGCCGCCTTTTGCAGCACGCGCGCGCAGTCTCCCATATCCGCGCGCTTCTCAAGCGCGAACGCTTCGACGTGGTTCATATGAACGGCTCGCCCGCTTACCGGCTCGTGATGCTGGCGACGCTGTTCTCGCCGTTCAAGCACCCGTCCTTCGTGTGCACGAAGCGCAACACGATCCGCGTCAAGCGCGACTTCGTGACGAAGCTCAAGGCGCGACGCGCGATACATCATGTGATCGCCGTGTCGAAGCCGGCGGCAAACCTGCTGGAAGGCTCGGTGTATGCGGACTGCGGGATGTCGGCGATCGCGAATGGCGTGGACATCGACTTTTATGCGCCCTTCGACGATGCGCTCGCTGCACGCAGACGCGACGCGCTGTTTGGCGCCGTGCATGCGGGCAAGGTCGTGGTTGGCGCGATCACCGGGTTCGACTGGTACAAGGGAACGATGGACATGGTGGCAGCCGTTGCTGCGTTGCCGGAAGAACTGCGCAGCCGGGTGGCCTGGTTGTCGTCGGTACCGAGCCGAACGACGAGCAACGCCAGCTCATCGAATCGTTGA
- a CDS encoding formate dehydrogenase subunit delta: MDAHNLVDMANRIGDFFESMPDRDEAIDNIADHIRRFWEPRMRRSILATLHTNPEGVELELHEMVREALVRHREDLTPKQAAAA, encoded by the coding sequence ATGGACGCACATAACCTGGTCGACATGGCGAACCGCATCGGCGATTTTTTCGAGTCGATGCCGGATCGCGACGAAGCGATCGACAACATTGCGGATCACATCCGCCGCTTCTGGGAACCGCGCATGCGCCGCTCGATTCTGGCGACGCTGCACACGAACCCGGAAGGCGTCGAGCTTGAGTTGCACGAGATGGTTCGCGAGGCGCTCGTCAGGCATCGCGAGGATCTGACGCCGAAGCAGGCCGCGGCGGCATAG
- the ubiG gene encoding bifunctional 2-polyprenyl-6-hydroxyphenol methylase/3-demethylubiquinol 3-O-methyltransferase UbiG, translating to MTNADPHELQKFSDLAHRWWDPNAEFKPLHELNPVRLKWIDSHAYLAGKRVLDIGCGGGILSESMATLGADVKGIDLSNEALGVADLHSLESGVTVNYEEIAAEALAAREPASFDVVTCMEMLEHVPDPSKVVEACKTLVKPGGWVFFSTLNRNVKSYLFAVIGAEYVARMLPKGTHDYARFIRPSELAGFARAAGLHTADIKGITYNPLTRHFGLSSDTDVNYMLACRREA from the coding sequence ATGACCAACGCCGATCCCCACGAACTGCAGAAATTCAGCGATCTCGCGCATCGTTGGTGGGATCCCAACGCCGAGTTCAAGCCTTTGCACGAACTCAATCCCGTGCGGCTCAAATGGATCGACTCACACGCGTATCTCGCGGGCAAACGCGTGCTCGACATCGGCTGCGGTGGCGGAATTCTTTCCGAGTCGATGGCCACGCTGGGCGCGGATGTAAAGGGAATCGACCTGTCCAACGAGGCTTTGGGCGTCGCCGATCTTCACAGCCTTGAAAGCGGCGTAACGGTAAATTACGAGGAAATCGCGGCAGAAGCGCTTGCCGCGCGCGAACCTGCGTCTTTCGACGTCGTCACGTGCATGGAAATGCTCGAACACGTGCCGGATCCGTCGAAGGTGGTCGAGGCGTGCAAGACGCTCGTCAAGCCCGGCGGCTGGGTGTTCTTTTCGACGCTCAACCGCAACGTGAAGTCATATCTGTTTGCCGTGATCGGCGCCGAGTACGTCGCGCGCATGCTGCCGAAGGGCACGCACGACTACGCCCGCTTCATCCGTCCGTCGGAGCTCGCCGGTTTCGCACGCGCTGCCGGTCTACACACCGCGGACATCAAGGGCATCACGTACAACCCGCTTACGCGCCACTTCGGCCTGTCGAGCGATACCGATGTCAACTACATGCTCGCGTGCCGTCGCGAAGCCTGA
- a CDS encoding formate dehydrogenase beta subunit, producing the protein MTRIYVPRDSSALALGADALAAAIADEAKARGIDIELVRNGSRGLLYLEPLIEVETPEGRIGYANVEAEDVKSLFDAGFVEGKAHAKQVGVVDEIPYLKKQQRLTFARIGITDPLSTDDYIANGGIVGLYNALAMTGDAAVDALIESGLRGRGGAAFPAGIKWRTVRAAKADQKYIVCNADEGDSGTFSDRLVMESDPFVLIEGMIIAGIVTGATVGHIYVRSEYPHSIATLEEAIVKARAAGWLGDSVLGSEHRFELFVAKGAGAYVCGEETALLESLEGKRGIVRAKPPLPALEGLFGKPTVINNVITLATVPIIFAKGAAFYKDFGMGRSRGTLPFQIAGNVKQGGLVELAFGCTLRELMFDYGGGTASGRPARAVQVGGPLGTYLPESQWDIPLDYEEYAKVGAVVGHGGLVIHDDTSNLADLAQYAMHFCALESCGKCTPCRIGSTRGVEVIQRIRNGDTSTKQVQLLRDLCDTMVSGSLCAMGGMTPFPVVSALDHFPEDFGLVAATPKQAA; encoded by the coding sequence ATGACGCGCATCTATGTTCCCCGCGACTCTTCCGCGCTGGCGCTGGGCGCCGACGCACTCGCCGCTGCCATCGCCGACGAAGCGAAAGCGCGCGGCATCGACATCGAACTCGTGCGCAACGGCTCGCGCGGCTTGCTGTATCTCGAACCGCTGATCGAAGTCGAAACGCCCGAAGGCCGCATCGGCTACGCGAACGTCGAAGCCGAAGACGTCAAGTCGCTGTTCGATGCGGGCTTTGTCGAAGGCAAAGCGCACGCGAAGCAGGTCGGCGTCGTCGACGAGATTCCGTATCTGAAGAAGCAGCAGCGCCTGACGTTCGCGCGCATCGGCATCACCGATCCGCTGTCGACCGACGACTACATCGCCAACGGCGGCATCGTCGGCCTGTACAACGCGCTCGCGATGACGGGCGACGCCGCCGTCGACGCGCTGATCGAATCCGGCCTGCGCGGCCGCGGCGGCGCAGCGTTCCCGGCCGGCATCAAGTGGCGCACGGTGCGCGCCGCGAAGGCCGATCAGAAGTACATCGTCTGCAACGCGGACGAAGGCGACTCGGGCACGTTCTCCGACCGGCTCGTGATGGAAAGCGATCCGTTCGTGCTGATCGAAGGGATGATCATCGCGGGCATCGTGACGGGCGCGACGGTCGGCCATATCTATGTGCGTAGCGAGTATCCGCATTCGATCGCGACGCTCGAAGAAGCTATCGTCAAGGCACGCGCAGCCGGCTGGCTCGGCGACAGCGTGCTCGGCTCGGAGCATCGCTTCGAACTGTTCGTCGCGAAGGGTGCGGGCGCGTACGTGTGCGGCGAGGAAACGGCGCTGCTCGAATCGCTCGAAGGCAAGCGCGGCATCGTGCGCGCGAAGCCGCCGCTGCCCGCGCTCGAAGGCCTGTTCGGCAAGCCGACCGTGATCAACAACGTGATCACGCTCGCGACGGTGCCGATCATCTTCGCGAAGGGCGCCGCGTTCTACAAGGACTTCGGCATGGGCCGCTCGCGCGGCACGCTGCCGTTCCAGATTGCGGGCAACGTGAAGCAAGGCGGTCTCGTCGAACTCGCGTTTGGCTGCACGCTGCGCGAACTGATGTTCGACTACGGCGGCGGCACGGCGAGCGGCCGTCCGGCGCGCGCGGTGCAGGTCGGCGGCCCGCTCGGCACATATCTGCCCGAGAGCCAGTGGGACATCCCGCTCGACTACGAGGAATACGCGAAGGTCGGCGCCGTCGTCGGTCACGGCGGTCTCGTGATTCACGACGACACGTCGAATCTCGCCGACCTCGCGCAATACGCGATGCACTTCTGCGCGCTCGAATCGTGCGGCAAGTGCACGCCATGCCGGATCGGTTCGACGCGCGGCGTCGAAGTGATCCAGCGCATCCGCAACGGCGATACGTCGACGAAGCAGGTGCAACTGCTGCGCGACCTGTGCGACACGATGGTGTCCGGTTCGCTGTGCGCGATGGGCGGCATGACGCCGTTCCCGGTCGTCTCCGCGCTCGATCATTTCCCCGAAGACTTCGGCCTCGTGGCCGCCACGCCGAAACAAGCGGCCTGA
- the ompA gene encoding outer membrane protein OmpA: MNKLSKLAFIAATAVMAASASAQSVPASRQATNDNWVNGTGEYVWMNGTNELCWRDAFWTPATANAKCDGALVAQAPTPPAPAPVAPAITSQKITYQADTLFDFDKAILKPAGKEKLDDLASKIQGLNLEVVVATGYTDRIGSDKYNDRLSLRRAQAVKAYLVSKGIEANRIYTEGKGKRNPVTTGCNQKNRKQLIACLAPDRRVEVEVVGTSKQ; this comes from the coding sequence ATGAATAAACTTTCAAAGCTCGCGTTCATTGCAGCTACCGCAGTTATGGCTGCATCCGCTTCGGCACAGTCGGTGCCGGCGTCGCGACAAGCCACGAACGACAACTGGGTGAACGGCACCGGCGAATACGTGTGGATGAACGGCACGAACGAGCTTTGCTGGCGCGACGCGTTCTGGACGCCGGCAACGGCTAACGCAAAGTGCGATGGCGCACTGGTCGCACAAGCACCGACCCCGCCGGCACCGGCACCGGTTGCTCCGGCAATCACCAGCCAGAAGATCACGTATCAAGCGGATACGCTGTTCGACTTCGACAAGGCAATCCTGAAGCCGGCTGGCAAGGAAAAGCTGGACGATCTGGCATCGAAGATTCAAGGCCTGAACCTGGAAGTCGTAGTGGCCACGGGCTACACCGACCGCATCGGTTCGGACAAGTACAACGACCGTCTGTCGCTGCGTCGTGCACAAGCTGTCAAGGCATACCTGGTCAGCAAGGGCATCGAAGCCAACCGCATCTACACGGAAGGCAAGGGCAAGCGCAACCCGGTTACGACGGGCTGCAACCAGAAGAACCGCAAGCAACTCATCGCCTGCCTCGCACCGGATCGTCGCGTGGAAGTCGAAGTTGTCGGCACTTCGAAGCAGTAA
- a CDS encoding PAAR domain-containing protein, which yields MSTPVDPIMARFGDLTDHGGKIVEAAQDLLEDGISVALDGHLVACPRCGGKYPIIASGRRRHNGKRIAYIGDITMCGATLVRSTQQ from the coding sequence ATGAGCACCCCAGTCGATCCCATCATGGCCCGCTTCGGCGATCTCACCGACCACGGCGGCAAGATCGTCGAGGCGGCCCAGGATCTGCTCGAAGACGGCATTAGCGTTGCGCTCGACGGGCATCTGGTCGCATGTCCGCGCTGTGGCGGCAAATATCCGATCATCGCGAGCGGAAGGCGCAGACACAACGGCAAGCGCATTGCCTACATCGGCGATATCACGATGTGTGGCGCAACGCTCGTGCGAAGCACACAACAGTAA
- a CDS encoding substrate-binding domain-containing protein codes for MIRIECQAQLIVRDSNGQTSSLTDAVPLLALVDQTGSIAQAAALKGLSYRHAWGLLRAIETQLGGALIEKERGRGSALSELGQAVLRAQRLCGERLDGNMQALASEVASDLNRWLAPPADDVRIHASHGYAVAALVTALVADEVPLDIKYRDSAEAITALARGECDLAGFHLPRGEFRAACANKYRQWLDPKRHLLVHLTRRKQGLFLAKGNPKAIDGLTDLARDDIRFVNRQHGSGTRMLIDLALRRVGVDPDRVNGYASTELTHSAIAAFVASGMADVGFGVEPAAHHFGLDFIPIVDEDYYFACDRARLEREPLTTVMSVLRGNAFRQSVAHLEGYDPGDCGKLLELEEGLEGGEDA; via the coding sequence ATGATCCGAATTGAATGCCAGGCGCAGCTGATTGTGCGGGACAGCAATGGCCAAACGTCCAGCCTGACTGACGCCGTGCCGTTGCTGGCACTCGTCGACCAGACGGGAAGCATCGCGCAGGCCGCTGCGCTTAAGGGTTTGTCCTACCGTCATGCATGGGGTCTGTTGCGCGCCATCGAGACTCAACTGGGCGGCGCGCTAATAGAAAAGGAGCGCGGACGCGGTTCCGCGCTCTCCGAACTCGGGCAGGCAGTGTTGCGTGCGCAACGACTTTGCGGTGAACGTCTGGACGGCAACATGCAGGCATTGGCAAGCGAAGTCGCCAGCGATCTGAACCGCTGGCTCGCGCCGCCCGCCGACGACGTGCGCATCCACGCATCGCACGGTTACGCGGTCGCCGCGCTCGTGACGGCGCTGGTCGCCGACGAAGTGCCGCTCGACATCAAGTATCGCGACAGCGCGGAAGCGATTACGGCGCTGGCGCGAGGCGAGTGCGACCTCGCCGGTTTCCATTTGCCGCGCGGCGAGTTTCGCGCGGCGTGCGCGAACAAGTATCGTCAGTGGCTCGATCCGAAACGTCATCTGCTCGTGCATCTGACGCGCCGCAAGCAGGGACTTTTTCTCGCAAAAGGCAATCCGAAAGCCATCGACGGATTGACCGATCTCGCGCGCGACGATATCCGCTTCGTCAATCGGCAGCATGGATCGGGCACGCGCATGCTGATCGATCTCGCTCTGCGGCGCGTCGGCGTCGATCCGGATCGCGTGAACGGTTATGCATCGACGGAACTGACGCACTCGGCGATCGCGGCGTTTGTCGCAAGCGGCATGGCCGACGTCGGCTTCGGCGTCGAACCGGCAGCCCATCACTTCGGACTCGACTTCATTCCGATCGTCGATGAAGACTATTACTTCGCCTGCGATCGCGCACGTCTCGAGCGCGAGCCGCTCACGACGGTGATGTCGGTACTGCGCGGCAATGCGTTCCGGCAGAGCGTCGCGCATCTCGAGGGCTACGATCCCGGTGACTGCGGCAAACTGCTCGAACTGGAAGAGGGGCTGGAAGGGGGCGAGGACGCCTGA
- a CDS encoding HAD family hydrolase — protein sequence MSDPTPLPQREDEEASIGLCQGILFDLDGTLADTAPDLAAAVNRMRHERGLDMVPLEHLRPLASAGARGLLGGAFGIGPEHHDYASMRDEFLANYEADLCIETILFPGIGEILDELDERGVRWGIVTNKVARLTEPLVAQLGLDTRAGCVVSGDTTPHSKPHPAPLLHAAKELVLPPERIVYIGDDLRDVQAGFAAGMVTVAAAYGYCGNDIPPAQWHAKHVVNSTTELQSLLRDIS from the coding sequence ATGAGCGATCCCACGCCCCTGCCTCAGCGCGAAGACGAAGAAGCATCGATCGGCCTTTGCCAGGGCATCCTGTTCGACCTCGACGGCACGCTGGCCGATACCGCGCCCGATCTCGCTGCAGCCGTGAACAGGATGCGTCACGAGCGCGGCCTCGATATGGTGCCGCTGGAACATTTGCGACCGCTCGCGTCGGCTGGCGCGCGCGGTCTGCTGGGCGGCGCCTTCGGCATCGGCCCGGAGCATCACGACTATGCGTCAATGCGCGACGAGTTCCTGGCCAACTATGAAGCCGACCTCTGCATCGAAACCATTCTGTTCCCCGGAATCGGCGAAATCCTCGACGAACTCGATGAGCGCGGCGTGCGCTGGGGCATCGTAACCAACAAGGTCGCCCGGCTGACGGAACCGCTCGTCGCTCAACTCGGCCTGGATACGCGCGCGGGCTGCGTCGTCAGCGGCGACACGACGCCGCATTCGAAGCCTCATCCCGCGCCGCTTCTCCACGCGGCGAAGGAACTGGTTCTGCCTCCGGAGCGGATCGTCTACATCGGCGACGATCTGCGCGATGTGCAGGCGGGCTTTGCCGCCGGCATGGTGACGGTCGCCGCAGCATACGGCTACTGCGGCAACGATATTCCGCCTGCGCAATGGCACGCGAAGCACGTCGTCAACTCGACAACCGAGCTGCAGAGCCTGCTGCGCGATATCAGCTGA